One region of Fibrobacter sp. UWH6 genomic DNA includes:
- a CDS encoding glycosyltransferase family 2 protein — translation MPAEFNTFIFVPAYNVEKTLAGVLDKIPQSVWRKSKILVIDDGSQDGTRKQFDKYVEGFREGPAEKSQEGTVEKSRNGSAPRLEYFRFEKNSGYGAVVKKGLSEGLSSGAKFIVCLHGDGQYPADLLDQFLDHLENFRTVDGHGNESALALLQGSRHAVTGGAKAGNMPLHKRIGGAFLTALENLVFRQKLTDRHSGFILYSADFLRTVELSRLSPSFDIDLELISIADARGFAIGELPIPTVYAEEKSNLNVVTYGLRCLRQIARRFCFTLKVK, via the coding sequence ATGCCCGCGGAATTCAACACCTTTATTTTTGTGCCGGCCTACAATGTGGAAAAGACCTTGGCCGGTGTGCTGGATAAAATTCCCCAAAGCGTGTGGCGCAAATCCAAGATTCTTGTGATAGATGATGGATCGCAGGACGGGACCCGCAAACAGTTTGATAAATATGTAGAAGGTTTTCGGGAAGGTCCCGCTGAAAAATCGCAGGAAGGGACTGTTGAAAAATCTCGGAACGGTTCCGCCCCCCGCCTCGAATATTTTCGTTTTGAAAAGAACAGCGGCTATGGCGCTGTCGTCAAAAAGGGCTTAAGCGAAGGACTCTCCTCGGGCGCCAAGTTCATCGTCTGCCTTCACGGCGACGGACAGTACCCCGCTGATTTGCTGGACCAGTTTCTAGACCATCTGGAAAATTTCAGAACCGTAGATGGCCACGGTAACGAGTCTGCGCTCGCTCTATTGCAGGGCTCTCGCCACGCAGTGACCGGTGGCGCCAAGGCAGGGAACATGCCCCTGCACAAGAGAATTGGCGGAGCCTTCTTGACCGCCCTAGAAAATCTGGTGTTCCGTCAGAAGCTGACTGATCGCCACAGCGGATTCATTCTTTACTCCGCCGACTTCTTGCGCACCGTGGAACTATCTCGCCTGAGCCCCTCCTTTGACATCGACCTGGAGCTGATTTCCATTGCGGATGCCCGTGGCTTTGCCATAGGTGAACTTCCCATTCCCACTGTTTACGCCGAAGAAAAATCCAACCTGAACGTAGTGACCTACGGCCTTCGCTGTTTAAGACAAATTGCTAGAAGATTTTGCTTTACGTTAAAAGTGAAATAA
- a CDS encoding DNA gyrase/topoisomerase IV subunit A, which yields MSDMNNDNENEVETSKESFNDVKVGEHQDTTLGLSNVHHLEKLYDGWFLDYASYVILDRAVPYYEDGLKPVQRRILHSLFENHDGRYQKVATIVGRTMAYHPHGDASIGDALVGLGQKGLLIDTQGNWGNPLTGDRAAAPRYIEGRLTPFAVDVVFNGETTEWVPSYDGRSEEPVTLPVKFPLLLAQGVDGIAVGLSTSILPHNFRELCECSIAILRGKKFELYPDFFTGGIIDVSEYNDGQRGGRVRVRAKIEKVDNKTLAIREIPYGTTTSSLIDSIVKANDKGKIKIKHVDDNTSRDVEILIHLQAGTDPQVAMDALYAFTDCEKSLSPCTCVIVDKHPKFLGVSEILRMNTEHTVHLLQWELQNELKHLEDKWHMTSLEKIFIEKKVYQVIENAKSREEMVQLIDEGLKPYVKKMLRREVTEEEILKLAEIPIRRISRFDRKKADELLAELDAKIAENKFNQEHITDYTINHFKNILKKYGEGKERKSQIAEFGKVNAVHVAIANQKLYVNRKEGFLGTSMKKEEYLFDVSEYDDLIVFKADGSFKVVKVSDKDFVGKDIILVEKFKKDDDRHIYNVIHLDGKDGAYYIKRFNVGGVTRDKDYFMGKGKPGSKILYMSSNLNGEAEVVEVTLKPRPRTKLNFEVDFSTIEVKGRGAMGNIVTKYPVKSIKRLRKGVSTLGARVLYFDAPSGIISTQKKGDRIGEFGEKDKVLIVKENGTARVHDMADPILVGTGIKYIHKYDPAQVFTVLYFEGGNFNYMVKRFNLEGCPMTTEFSLVSDHKDTQMIEFFATDDARELMEYQVGREVQKEELDLTEIAEVKGYKALGSKFTAKKVKRASRISPPDTFDDGTSDSEGEDDGDNDLFK from the coding sequence ATGAGCGACATGAACAACGATAACGAAAACGAAGTAGAAACTTCCAAAGAATCTTTTAACGATGTTAAGGTGGGTGAGCACCAGGATACTACTCTGGGCCTGTCCAATGTACACCACCTAGAAAAACTGTATGACGGCTGGTTCCTTGATTACGCCAGCTATGTAATTCTGGACCGCGCCGTTCCGTATTACGAAGACGGCTTGAAGCCGGTGCAACGTCGTATCTTGCACTCCCTGTTCGAAAATCACGACGGCCGTTACCAGAAGGTGGCAACCATCGTCGGTCGTACCATGGCTTACCACCCCCACGGTGACGCATCCATCGGTGATGCCCTGGTGGGCCTGGGCCAGAAGGGCCTGCTCATCGATACCCAGGGTAACTGGGGTAACCCGCTGACCGGCGACCGCGCTGCAGCCCCCCGTTACATCGAAGGACGTCTGACACCTTTTGCCGTAGACGTGGTCTTTAACGGCGAAACCACCGAATGGGTGCCCAGCTACGACGGACGTAGCGAAGAACCGGTAACCTTGCCTGTCAAGTTCCCCCTGCTTTTGGCTCAGGGCGTCGACGGCATTGCCGTGGGTCTCAGCACCTCCATTCTCCCCCACAACTTCCGCGAACTTTGCGAATGCAGTATCGCCATCCTCAGGGGCAAGAAGTTCGAACTCTATCCCGACTTCTTTACCGGCGGCATTATCGATGTTAGCGAATATAACGACGGTCAGCGTGGCGGTCGCGTGCGTGTGCGCGCCAAGATCGAAAAGGTCGACAACAAGACTTTGGCCATCCGCGAAATCCCCTACGGCACCACAACTTCAAGTTTGATCGACAGCATCGTCAAGGCCAACGACAAGGGCAAGATCAAGATCAAGCATGTGGACGACAACACCAGCCGCGATGTGGAAATTCTGATCCACCTGCAGGCCGGTACCGATCCCCAGGTGGCCATGGACGCCCTCTACGCCTTTACCGACTGCGAAAAGAGCCTGTCCCCCTGCACTTGCGTCATTGTAGACAAGCACCCCAAATTCCTGGGCGTGTCCGAAATCCTGCGTATGAACACCGAACATACGGTTCACCTGCTGCAGTGGGAACTTCAGAACGAACTGAAGCACCTTGAAGACAAGTGGCACATGACCAGCCTCGAAAAGATCTTCATAGAAAAGAAGGTCTACCAGGTTATCGAGAATGCCAAGAGCCGCGAAGAAATGGTCCAGCTCATTGATGAAGGCCTGAAGCCCTACGTCAAGAAGATGCTCCGCCGCGAGGTCACCGAAGAAGAAATCCTGAAGCTTGCGGAAATTCCTATCCGCCGCATCAGCCGTTTCGACCGCAAGAAGGCCGACGAACTGTTGGCAGAACTGGATGCAAAGATTGCCGAAAACAAGTTCAACCAGGAACATATTACCGACTACACCATCAACCACTTCAAGAATATCCTCAAGAAGTATGGCGAAGGCAAGGAACGTAAGTCCCAGATTGCAGAATTCGGCAAGGTGAACGCTGTACATGTGGCCATCGCCAACCAGAAGCTGTATGTCAACCGCAAGGAAGGCTTCCTGGGCACCAGTATGAAGAAGGAAGAATACCTCTTCGACGTTTCTGAATACGACGACCTGATCGTATTCAAGGCCGACGGTAGCTTCAAGGTGGTCAAGGTCAGCGACAAGGACTTCGTAGGTAAGGATATTATCCTAGTCGAAAAGTTCAAGAAGGATGATGACCGTCATATTTATAACGTCATCCATTTGGATGGCAAGGACGGAGCTTACTACATCAAGCGCTTTAACGTGGGTGGCGTCACCCGCGACAAGGACTACTTCATGGGCAAGGGTAAGCCGGGCAGCAAGATTCTCTACATGTCCAGCAACCTGAACGGCGAAGCCGAAGTGGTAGAAGTCACCCTGAAGCCCCGCCCCCGTACCAAGCTGAACTTCGAAGTGGATTTCAGCACCATCGAAGTGAAGGGCCGTGGCGCCATGGGCAATATCGTTACCAAGTACCCGGTCAAGAGCATCAAGCGCCTGCGCAAGGGTGTAAGTACCTTGGGCGCCCGCGTGCTGTACTTTGACGCCCCCAGCGGTATCATCAGCACCCAGAAGAAGGGTGACCGTATCGGCGAATTCGGCGAAAAGGACAAGGTCCTTATCGTCAAGGAAAACGGAACCGCCCGCGTCCACGACATGGCAGATCCCATTCTCGTGGGTACAGGCATCAAGTACATTCACAAGTACGATCCTGCACAGGTCTTTACGGTGCTGTACTTCGAAGGTGGAAACTTCAACTACATGGTCAAGCGCTTCAATCTTGAAGGCTGCCCCATGACTACGGAATTCAGCCTGGTCAGCGATCATAAGGACACCCAGATGATCGAATTCTTCGCCACCGACGACGCCCGCGAACTGATGGAATATCAGGTGGGCCGCGAAGTCCAGAAGGAAGAACTGGATCTGACGGAAATTGCAGAAGTCAAGGGCTACAAGGCTCTGGGCAGCAAGTTTACCGCCAAGAAGGTCAAGCGCGCCAGCCGCATTTCTCCGCCGGACACTTTCGATGACGGCACTTCGGATTCCGAAGGCGAGGACGACGGCGACAACGACCTGTTCAAGTAA
- a CDS encoding NAD-dependent epimerase/dehydratase family protein, with translation MRIPHLNPKDNSITVAIVGCGGFIGSHLLKAVLQRTCWRVFAVDLESYRIQQHLADPRVEFYCGDLANPSVVQRIAQFPVVVNLAAICVPSRYMSEAATVIRSNYDHPARLADACAKSGSWLIHFSTSEIYGKTAADSGLLEEDSADLVFGSVAASRWSYATAKLLAERYMAGLTNLQWTVVRPFNFVGPYMDFMPGVDGEGIPRVLANFSTALVRGEPIKLVNGGLARRTFTSVHDAIDFIFCLFENPAAAKGQAFNVGNPDNEISIAELARIMTEIYADVKHIPVEEIPGAQIVDGVEYYGVGYEDSLRRMPSVEKAERLVGFKASTPLREVLRESLTWFAEHYSTSDCLEKLAE, from the coding sequence TTGAGAATCCCGCACTTAAATCCTAAAGACAATTCGATCACCGTGGCCATTGTCGGCTGCGGTGGTTTTATTGGTAGTCACCTGCTTAAAGCTGTGCTGCAGCGTACCTGCTGGCGGGTGTTTGCCGTAGACCTTGAATCTTACAGGATCCAGCAGCACTTGGCTGACCCGCGGGTGGAATTCTACTGCGGCGATCTGGCGAACCCTTCCGTGGTGCAGCGCATTGCACAGTTCCCCGTGGTGGTGAACTTGGCTGCCATTTGCGTGCCTAGCCGTTATATGTCCGAGGCGGCAACCGTCATTCGCAGCAATTACGATCACCCGGCCCGCCTGGCCGATGCCTGCGCCAAGAGCGGCTCCTGGCTAATCCATTTTTCTACCTCCGAAATTTATGGAAAGACCGCGGCGGATTCCGGCCTGCTGGAAGAAGATTCTGCAGACCTTGTCTTTGGGTCGGTGGCTGCAAGTCGCTGGAGCTACGCTACCGCAAAACTTCTGGCGGAACGCTATATGGCAGGGCTTACGAACCTGCAATGGACCGTGGTGCGCCCCTTCAACTTTGTGGGCCCCTACATGGATTTTATGCCCGGCGTCGATGGGGAAGGAATCCCCCGAGTGCTGGCGAATTTTTCTACGGCCCTGGTGCGGGGCGAACCCATTAAGCTTGTGAATGGCGGACTTGCCCGACGGACCTTTACCTCGGTTCATGACGCCATTGATTTTATCTTCTGCCTCTTTGAAAATCCTGCGGCTGCAAAGGGCCAGGCCTTTAACGTTGGAAATCCTGACAACGAAATTTCCATTGCGGAACTGGCACGGATCATGACCGAAATCTATGCCGATGTAAAGCACATTCCCGTAGAAGAAATCCCTGGGGCACAGATTGTGGACGGCGTTGAATACTATGGCGTTGGCTACGAAGATTCCCTCCGCCGCATGCCCAGTGTCGAAAAGGCGGAACGGCTGGTAGGCTTTAAGGCTTCGACACCCTTGCGTGAAGTCTTGCGGGAATCGCTGACCTGGTTTGCGGAACATTACAGCACTTCGGATTGCCTTGAAAAGTTGGCGGAATAA
- a CDS encoding MoxR family ATPase, protein MIKSLISALNGVLLGKSDTVELLVMALLADGHVLIEDVPGTGKTTLSKALAAAVGAEFSRIQFTPDLLPADVTGGAVYNAKTGEFDIKKGPVFTQVLLADEINRASPRTQSSLLEAMEERQVSLEGERHKLPELFMVLATENPVEFHGVFPLPEAQMDRFMVRISVGYPTEETELDILRSHREGRPVDKVVAVTSPVDILEARKQVFKIHIDEALERYIVSLVQATRSDGGVRLAASPRAGLNLVRMAQACAFVAGRDFVNPDDIQRVFFPVMEHRVFAKDSANPEASKNILQSILKKVKVPK, encoded by the coding sequence ATGATTAAGTCTTTGATTTCTGCTTTAAATGGGGTGTTGCTGGGGAAGTCCGATACGGTGGAACTTCTAGTGATGGCATTGCTGGCCGATGGCCATGTGCTGATTGAAGATGTGCCGGGTACGGGTAAGACGACTTTGAGTAAGGCCCTGGCGGCGGCTGTGGGGGCGGAATTTTCCCGAATCCAGTTTACGCCGGACTTGTTGCCTGCCGATGTGACGGGTGGCGCGGTTTATAATGCCAAGACCGGTGAATTCGATATTAAGAAGGGTCCGGTTTTTACCCAGGTTTTGCTGGCCGACGAAATTAACCGTGCGTCGCCACGAACTCAGTCTTCGCTTTTGGAAGCCATGGAAGAACGTCAGGTTTCGCTGGAAGGTGAACGCCACAAGTTGCCGGAATTATTCATGGTTCTGGCCACCGAAAATCCGGTGGAATTCCACGGGGTGTTCCCTTTGCCCGAGGCTCAGATGGATCGTTTTATGGTTCGCATTTCTGTAGGTTACCCCACCGAAGAAACGGAGCTTGATATTCTGCGCAGCCATCGTGAAGGTCGGCCTGTAGACAAGGTGGTGGCGGTGACTTCGCCGGTGGATATTCTCGAAGCCCGCAAACAGGTTTTCAAGATTCATATTGATGAGGCGTTGGAACGTTATATCGTTTCTCTTGTGCAGGCGACTCGTAGTGACGGGGGCGTACGTCTGGCGGCAAGTCCTCGCGCTGGTTTGAACTTGGTCCGAATGGCTCAGGCCTGTGCCTTTGTGGCTGGTCGCGATTTCGTGAATCCCGATGATATTCAGCGGGTGTTCTTCCCGGTCATGGAAC